Genomic DNA from Brassica rapa cultivar Chiifu-401-42 chromosome A04, CAAS_Brap_v3.01, whole genome shotgun sequence:
TGCGAGATCTATATATACAGAATCTCAGATCGAGAAAGCCAGGAGTCTCCATTAATGAGATCAAATTGCATTTAAGAATGGAGATGGGATTGATTGCTAGTAAGCCAGATCGGCGATCGCACGAAACGAAGATGACGGAGAAAACGAAAAGAAAAGGGGTCGGGATCGTCTTTGTTCAATCCGTGTCTGACGTGTCGTAGAGAAGCCTCCTGATTGGCTGATTTAATTGCTGACGTGGACAGCTTCTCTGAtgctcatataacccttttagtaTATGTTAGATTTGAAAGAAAAACTAATGTGTAATTAGAATATGCTCGAACCGGTCTTCTTACTCTTCACACACTGTTTGAGTTTGACCGCTTGATTATGAGTCTTCCATCAAAAGATACATTAAATATTTATGGAATTTTGGCAAATCCCACTCGCACATGACACACCAACGGTCAAAACAAATACAGAATATAAGAGAAatataatatttgataaaattataaaaacacaCAAAGTATTATGCCAAACACAAGAATCTAAACTCAGAATCTAAACTAATTATTCCTAAACCGGAAACATACACGAACAAACCGGAAACATGTCATATGGAAAGTTGGTTTAGGGGGTAGGATTGTGTCATTGTGTGTGATGTAAATTTGGTCAAGACAGTTGACcaactctttcctttttttgttttcagacACAATCTACGAAGATAGAACTTCCTTTAACTCCAATGTCCAAACCAATATAAACCCCATAGAGACAGACACCAAAAGCAAAAACCCAATCTCAAATCTCTCGAATTTAGCTCAAAAGCTCGAATCTTTAATTGCTTCAATGGGTGAGAAGGAGTCAGAGACAGCTCCGATTTGGGGAAGAACACGACAGAGCGAGAACAACAACATCCACCCAATGGATGTAGAATCGTCTGCTCTATCTGAGCAACATCGATCTCAGAATCGAAGTCGAGGAAGTTCTTATGAAGAACGAGGAAGAGGAGTTAAGGAGTTTCGTAGCTGGTTCTCTTGGCTCATCCCCTGTTTCGTGATCGCTAACGTTGTCGTGTTCGTGATCACCATGTATGTCAACAACTGTCCGAAGAAGTCTGGAGATTGTTTCGCCGGGTTCCTGGGTCGGTTCTCGTTTCAGAGCACAAGGGAGAATCCTCTTCTGGGTCCTTCCTCTCTCACGTAAGCAGAGACTTGAAAGAAGTAGTTAGTGCGACTTGTAGAATCATTTAGGAGTAGGGAATAGAGAAAGTGTGTTTAATTTCTTTCTCCTAATTTGAGATtgattttggtttatttttttattacttgGAAACAGGTTAAGAACAATGGGTGGGTTAGATGTAAAGAAAGTGGTTGAAGGAGATGAAGGGTGGCGTCTGCTTTCTTGCAACTGGTTACATGGAGGAGTTGTTCATTTGTTGGTGAACATGTTGACTCTTTTGTTCATCGGTATGCGTATGGAACGTGAATTTGGTTTTAGTAAGTACTCTCTCTTGTGCCTCTCTTGATAGAGAGATTTGTTACACACACATCTTTGATGAAACATGTGTATAACCTATAGTTTCCATTTTTTGGTTTCTCAGTAAGGATTGGATTGCTTTATTTGATATCTGGGTTTGGAGGAAGTATATTGTCAGCTCTTTTCCTCCGCTCAAACATCTCTGTGGGAGCTTCTGGTGCTGTCTTTGGTTTACTTGGAGGAATGCTCTCTGAGATCTTTATCAACTGGACAATCTATACTAACAAGGTAACCGAAACACATTCAAAAACATGTTTCATATAGGAACAATACACCACCACATGGTCACACATCTGGATAAAAATAATGTGTTAAAAACTACACGAAATGTATCACATTATAAGAATTATTATGTGGTTATGTTGCTAATaccatttacatttttttaatatccGAAAAATCAAATCACATATTAGTTCATTGATGTTATTAAAGTTTGGAAGTTCATGTTCTTTGCTAATGCTTTGTATAGGTTGTGACGATTATAACTCTTGTATTGATTGTGGCGGTTAACTTGGGGCTTGGTGTACTCCCTGGAGTTGATAACTTTGCTCATATTGGTGGTTTTGCTACCGGTTTTCTTCTTGGATTTGTGCTCTTAATCCGTCCTCATTACGGATGGATCAACcaaagaagtgatcctgcagcTAAACCTCACAAGTACAATATCTGTCAGGCCATATTATGGACCGTCTCTCTTCTCCTCTTGCTTGGTTGGTAAGTTCTTTAGTTATATTAACCATAAACCATTCAGTTTGTTTATCCTATAGTAAAGACCATATAgaaaaaataacacaaaaccGGTTTGTTTCCTTTTCAGGTTCATTGCTGGTTTGATCTCACTTTTTAACAATGTGGATGGAAACAAACATTGTTCATGGTGTCATTATCTATCATGTGTTCCAACTTCTAGATGGAGCTGTAACCGAGAACCAGCCTCTTGCACGGTAACAATCTTTACAGCCATTTTCATTATCCAGTTTCTTTCAGGGTCTCTAATCAACATATCTCTgagattctttcttttttttccttcgTGCAGACGACTCAGTTAGGCAACCAGTTGAGCATGACTTGTTTGAGGAATGGGAAGTCAGGATCATACATTTTGGCAAATCCCTCCGATTCACGGATTAATAGCTTATGCGTTCAGCTTTGCCGTTGATTTAGAATACACTCATTCACAGTCCATTGTAtcttatttttgtgtatatttaATAGGAGCACCCTgttgaataaataaaataatggtATTCTGAATTGCATGGGAGTTTTGAGATCTCTGGTAATTGGTAAACTATCACATTCGTGGTTTTTAGTAAATTTTTGCATGGTCGTCCTTTGAACTTTAGAAGAACttcattatttataaaaaaaactcaacCCCAATACATGAATATAGTGGATGAGGTTCTTCATGTGGACAAGCGTTCCTtgatataaaagttgtttggagaacataaGACAAAAGAATTAGATGAAGCCGAGCTGTTAATTCTGGAAATGGCTTAAATTTCATTGCACCACTAGAATACTGTTAGTGCAAAGATGACACCACAATAAGGTAATGCAGAAGATAAATCAAGAGACAAAATGGATACAAGCAACCAACTATGCTTTATTAGAAATCACCTAAACAATCTATTACAAGACTTGCTTATCAGCTTTTACACATCAGTGTTAACACCCTAACACACGTTACTGACAGATTCCTAATCTACCCAAACATGTCTCTTTCCCGTCAGTACTTCAGCATCTGCTTCAGCACGACCCAAGAACACCCCTAAGGGATTTTCACCCTTCCTCTATAATAATAGCCAGTGTCTTATGGAATACAGACGACTTCATAGCTCTTTTATAGTGATCTCCACGTTCCTGAAACCCT
This window encodes:
- the LOC103863281 gene encoding RHOMBOID-like protein 4, yielding MGEKESETAPIWGRTRQSENNNIHPMDVESSALSEQHRSQNRSRGSSYEERGRGVKEFRSWFSWLIPCFVIANVVVFVITMYVNNCPKKSGDCFAGFLGRFSFQSTRENPLLGPSSLTLRTMGGLDVKKVVEGDEGWRLLSCNWLHGGVVHLLVNMLTLLFIGMRMEREFGFIRIGLLYLISGFGGSILSALFLRSNISVGASGAVFGLLGGMLSEIFINWTIYTNKVVTIITLVLIVAVNLGLGVLPGVDNFAHIGGFATGFLLGFVLLIRPHYGWINQRSDPAAKPHKYNICQAILWTVSLLLLLGWFIAGLISLFNNVDGNKHCSWCHYLSCVPTSRWSCNREPASCTTTQLGNQLSMTCLRNGKSGSYILANPSDSRINSLCVQLCR